Proteins encoded by one window of Gemmatimonas aurantiaca:
- the bshC gene encoding bacillithiol biosynthesis BshC: MVRTAPLGGSALSRAIQRGEVGNQVGAMWYAPRPRDVNAWRAHALATRASFAGRDWLAPLAPAFGASGAAAERLARAAREGVVITTGQQPGLFGGPTYTWSKAMSALAAADTLEAELGIPVAPVFWAATDDADWMEAAVTYLATPTGLERVALAGPATDGVSMNDVPLGDLQSALAQLVRACGSGAHASVLETVRQAYTPHATIGAAYVFLMRALLEPLGMAVLDAAHPATRAAADAFLRAALHAAPRVQDALRHRAEAIVASGYTPQVEIVDGLSLVFRTGGSEGNANGNSGARARVPVAEASAVANEAEVGALGANVLLRPVLERALLPTVCYLAGPGEFAYFAQVAPVAEALGAAVPVVAPRWAAEVLEADACDLQARLGITDEQLHDPHAAEQAIARAQLDESVADALERLRITLETQLRTLGDALRVPDDEEQEAALVAPSVVDGLARDITHRLDRFERRVLAGVKRREIGAMQDVAAVRAALRPLGQSPERVLNLVPLLVRYGPGLLDRMREEAMGHARLLVTGHAEQA, encoded by the coding sequence GTGGTTCGTACGGCGCCGCTTGGCGGCAGTGCGCTTTCGCGTGCGATCCAGCGCGGCGAAGTGGGAAACCAGGTGGGTGCCATGTGGTACGCGCCCAGGCCGCGCGATGTGAATGCCTGGCGCGCGCATGCGCTGGCCACGCGGGCGTCCTTCGCAGGGCGCGACTGGCTCGCGCCGCTGGCGCCGGCATTCGGTGCCTCGGGTGCAGCGGCGGAACGTCTCGCGCGTGCGGCACGCGAAGGTGTGGTCATCACCACCGGGCAGCAACCGGGATTGTTCGGCGGCCCCACGTACACGTGGAGCAAGGCGATGAGTGCCCTGGCCGCGGCCGACACACTGGAAGCGGAGCTGGGCATCCCGGTCGCGCCGGTGTTCTGGGCGGCAACCGACGATGCCGACTGGATGGAAGCGGCCGTGACGTATCTGGCCACGCCGACGGGGTTGGAGCGGGTGGCCCTGGCCGGCCCGGCCACCGATGGTGTGTCCATGAACGACGTGCCGCTCGGCGACCTGCAGAGCGCGCTGGCGCAGCTCGTCCGTGCCTGTGGATCGGGGGCCCATGCTTCGGTGCTGGAGACTGTACGTCAGGCATATACGCCGCACGCGACCATCGGTGCGGCGTATGTCTTTCTCATGCGGGCGTTGCTCGAACCGTTGGGCATGGCCGTACTCGATGCGGCGCATCCGGCCACCCGCGCGGCAGCCGATGCGTTCCTGCGCGCGGCGCTGCATGCCGCCCCGCGGGTGCAGGATGCGTTGCGGCATCGCGCGGAGGCCATCGTGGCCAGTGGGTACACGCCCCAGGTGGAAATCGTGGATGGGCTCTCGCTGGTGTTCCGCACCGGAGGCTCGGAAGGCAACGCGAACGGCAACAGTGGGGCGCGGGCACGTGTGCCGGTCGCCGAAGCGTCGGCTGTTGCGAACGAAGCGGAAGTGGGAGCGTTGGGGGCGAACGTGCTGTTGCGTCCCGTGCTCGAACGGGCGTTGCTGCCTACGGTGTGTTATCTGGCCGGACCGGGCGAGTTCGCGTACTTCGCCCAGGTGGCGCCGGTGGCGGAGGCGCTCGGTGCGGCCGTGCCGGTCGTGGCCCCGCGATGGGCGGCCGAAGTGCTGGAGGCCGACGCCTGCGATCTGCAGGCACGGCTCGGTATCACCGACGAGCAATTGCATGATCCCCACGCGGCGGAGCAGGCGATCGCCCGCGCGCAGCTCGACGAATCGGTGGCCGATGCGCTGGAGCGCCTGCGCATCACGCTGGAAACGCAACTCCGTACACTGGGTGACGCGCTGCGTGTGCCGGATGACGAGGAGCAGGAGGCCGCGCTGGTGGCTCCGTCGGTGGTGGACGGACTGGCGCGCGACATCACGCATCGGCTCGATCGGTTCGAGCGTCGCGTGCTGGCCGGTGTGAAACGCCGGGAGATCGGTGCGATGCAGGATGTGGCCGCGGTGCGCGCGGCGTTGCGTCCGCTGGGACAGTCGCCGGAGCGGGTGCTCAATCTGGTGCCGCTGTTGGTGCGGTACGGACCTGGGCTGCTCGATCGCATGCGCGAAGAGGCCATGGGTCACGCCCGACTTCTCGTGACGGGTCACGCGGAGCAGGCATGA
- a CDS encoding 23S rRNA (pseudouridine(1915)-N(3))-methyltransferase RlmH, with protein sequence MRISLLVIGRPRHAGLADAIRDYESRAAHYWPLEVIEVKEEPGRGLSADVVREREAERLVARIPADAVVTACDPGGASMESEPFARWLQEQREAARSVAFVIGGAHGLGPAVRQRANRRLSLAPWTLPHEVARMVLAEQLYRAGTIVRGEPYHK encoded by the coding sequence ATGCGGATCTCGTTGCTCGTCATCGGCCGGCCTCGCCACGCGGGGCTGGCCGATGCCATTCGGGACTATGAAAGCCGGGCGGCGCACTACTGGCCGCTCGAGGTGATCGAGGTGAAGGAAGAGCCCGGCCGTGGCTTGTCCGCCGATGTGGTGCGCGAGCGCGAGGCCGAGCGGCTGGTGGCCCGGATTCCGGCCGATGCGGTCGTGACGGCCTGCGATCCGGGCGGGGCGAGCATGGAGTCGGAGCCCTTTGCCCGATGGTTGCAGGAGCAGCGCGAAGCGGCGCGCAGTGTGGCCTTCGTCATCGGGGGCGCGCATGGCCTGGGGCCGGCCGTCCGACAGCGCGCCAATCGGCGTCTCTCACTGGCGCCGTGGACGCTCCCGCACGAGGTTGCACGCATGGTGCTCGCCGAACAGTTGTACCGGGCGGGGACCATCGTGCGCGGCGAGCCGTATCACAAGTGA
- a CDS encoding Glu/Leu/Phe/Val dehydrogenase, with the protein MAIDLLRLPTDSIVRPDKDRFLNEENPFEAMMSRFDRAAELLDLEPGIYKILRNPEKQLIVSVPVMMDNGDVEVFQGYRVLYNTSRGPAKGGIRFDMNVTLEEVKALAAWMTWKCAVVNLPFGGAKGGVICDPLQMSVGELERVTRRYTKGIISLLGPDTDVPAPDVNTNERVMAWVMDTYSMNVGRTENAVVTGKPVEMGGSLGRREATGRGCMLVTREALEHLGMPMQGATVAVQGFGNVGSIAAKLMADQGCKIVGISDRYAAFHNKNGIDIAAALEYVKQHRSLEGFTGGDLIDAEELLTLDVDVLVPAALENVITAKNASKIRAKVICEGANGPTTAAADPILEEKGIFVIPDILANAGGVTVSYFEWVQDRMGYFWNEATVIERLAEIMTRSFQDVLQLSKQHRVNMRTAAYMLSISRVATVHRLRGIYA; encoded by the coding sequence ATGGCCATCGACCTACTCCGACTTCCGACGGACAGCATCGTTCGCCCGGACAAGGATCGGTTCCTCAACGAAGAGAACCCGTTCGAAGCGATGATGTCCCGCTTCGACCGCGCCGCCGAACTGCTCGACCTCGAGCCCGGCATCTACAAGATCCTCCGCAATCCCGAGAAGCAGCTCATCGTCTCCGTGCCCGTCATGATGGACAACGGCGACGTGGAAGTCTTCCAGGGATATCGCGTGCTTTACAACACGTCGCGCGGTCCCGCCAAGGGCGGCATCCGTTTCGACATGAACGTCACGCTGGAAGAAGTGAAGGCACTCGCCGCGTGGATGACGTGGAAGTGTGCCGTCGTGAATCTGCCGTTCGGTGGTGCGAAGGGCGGCGTGATCTGCGATCCGCTGCAGATGAGCGTGGGTGAGCTCGAGCGCGTCACGCGTCGCTATACCAAGGGCATCATCTCGCTGCTCGGTCCCGACACCGACGTGCCGGCGCCCGACGTCAACACGAACGAGCGTGTCATGGCGTGGGTGATGGACACGTACTCCATGAACGTCGGCCGCACCGAGAATGCCGTCGTCACGGGGAAGCCGGTGGAGATGGGCGGTTCGCTGGGCCGTCGCGAAGCTACGGGCCGTGGCTGCATGCTCGTGACCAGGGAAGCGCTGGAACATCTCGGCATGCCGATGCAGGGCGCCACCGTGGCCGTGCAGGGCTTCGGCAACGTCGGTTCCATTGCGGCCAAGCTGATGGCCGATCAAGGGTGCAAGATCGTCGGCATCAGCGATCGGTACGCGGCCTTCCACAACAAGAACGGCATCGACATCGCCGCCGCGTTGGAATACGTCAAGCAGCATCGTTCGCTCGAAGGGTTCACGGGTGGCGATCTGATCGACGCCGAAGAACTGCTGACGCTCGACGTGGACGTGCTCGTGCCCGCCGCGCTCGAGAACGTCATCACCGCGAAGAACGCGTCGAAGATCCGCGCCAAGGTGATCTGCGAAGGCGCCAACGGTCCGACCACGGCTGCCGCCGATCCGATCCTCGAGGAGAAGGGCATCTTCGTGATCCCCGACATCCTCGCCAACGCCGGCGGTGTGACCGTGTCGTACTTCGAGTGGGTGCAGGACCGCATGGGCTATTTCTGGAACGAAGCGACCGTGATCGAGCGGCTGGCCGAGATCATGACCCGCAGTTTCCAGGACGTGCTGCAGCTCTCCAAGCAGCATCGCGTGAACATGCGTACCGCGGCCTACATGCTGTCGATCAGCCGTGTGGCCACCGTGCATCGTCTGCGCGGCATCTACGCCTGA
- a CDS encoding tetraacyldisaccharide 4'-kinase, which translates to MSALADWVWHSDAAGAAVTRAMLTPLSHVFGWAVARRNARFDRLAEAFGPDALPAMPLPAISIGNLTVGGTGKTPVASWFLSRLLARGAHPALVLRGYGDDEWRVHLMLTPEAPVITDADRVRGAHTAVSRGADCVVLDDAFQHRRARRVSDVVLVSADQWHPEVRLLPAGPYREGFVALGRASAVVVTVKAASAEKTAAVLAALSRMVPAERIALVRLLPGGLRGWSQGDGPALQGLTATLVSAIADPQAFERQLEASGLTVRGHLRFPDHHRFTAEEVSKAVTVAQGGDGVVCTLKDAVKLGPLWPRFGPPLWYLSQTVVVDRGAEVLEEQCDRVLAARRTTVPTAG; encoded by the coding sequence ATGAGTGCCCTCGCCGACTGGGTGTGGCACTCGGATGCTGCTGGCGCGGCGGTAACCCGCGCCATGCTGACGCCGCTCTCCCATGTGTTCGGCTGGGCGGTGGCGCGGCGCAATGCACGCTTCGACCGGCTGGCCGAGGCTTTCGGACCCGATGCGCTGCCCGCCATGCCGCTTCCCGCGATCTCGATCGGCAACCTCACGGTAGGCGGCACGGGTAAGACTCCCGTGGCTTCATGGTTCTTGTCCCGTCTCCTCGCGCGGGGCGCCCATCCGGCGCTCGTTCTGCGCGGATATGGCGACGATGAATGGCGGGTGCATCTCATGCTCACCCCGGAAGCACCCGTGATCACCGATGCGGATCGGGTGCGCGGCGCGCACACGGCCGTGTCGCGGGGCGCGGACTGCGTGGTCCTGGACGATGCCTTCCAACATCGGCGTGCGCGGCGCGTGAGCGACGTGGTGCTGGTCAGCGCCGATCAATGGCACCCCGAGGTGCGATTGCTGCCGGCCGGCCCCTATCGGGAAGGCTTCGTGGCGCTGGGCCGCGCCTCGGCGGTCGTGGTCACCGTGAAGGCGGCATCTGCGGAAAAAACCGCGGCGGTACTGGCAGCCCTGAGCCGGATGGTGCCAGCCGAACGGATCGCCTTGGTGCGCCTCTTGCCCGGCGGATTGCGGGGCTGGTCGCAGGGTGACGGCCCCGCGCTCCAGGGACTGACAGCCACGCTCGTTTCGGCGATCGCCGACCCGCAGGCGTTCGAACGGCAGCTCGAGGCGTCGGGGCTCACCGTCCGGGGTCACCTGCGTTTTCCCGACCATCATCGGTTCACGGCCGAGGAGGTCTCGAAAGCCGTGACCGTTGCCCAGGGGGGGGATGGCGTCGTCTGTACGTTGAAGGACGCCGTCAAGCTGGGACCGCTTTGGCCTCGCTTCGGGCCGCCCCTTTGGTATCTTTCACAGACAGTCGTGGTCGATCGAGGCGCGGAAGTCCTGGAAGAGCAATGCGACCGGGTACTGGCCGCGCGGCGGACCACGGTTCCCACCGCCGGCTGA